A portion of the Osmerus mordax isolate fOsmMor3 chromosome 22, fOsmMor3.pri, whole genome shotgun sequence genome contains these proteins:
- the LOC136966546 gene encoding B- and T-lymphocyte attenuator-like — translation MRPNKLWTKPPLLILLAVHLFPWTIYTQEAECWREIRVHRNTVMSASSGDNMLIKCPVHFCNDSQPVVSWCKLDFSNNCSPLNRSAQTETHWNNLTGNTGISFLNLTDVSTNDTGQYRCQYRSAVSHNIKIRISDRADISTVVYEKNETTSSPHPNPELEWLLPYIYPAVGILGLVVVVMTTSILLMRRSRGRPKNTDPTENKYTAIPMTQQALPDISPQPYPRASPRQPVPTIYDNAPSRRPPRAHAPPSRPAANPKALPEDRDQGNRKPGERERDEESLLYAALDHQALPGATGRPQRPQEECSEYAAIRVH, via the exons ATGAGGCCCAACAAGCTTTGGACCAAGCCACCTCTGTTAATCCTCCTGGCTGTGCATCTGTTCCCCTGGACCATCTACA CACAAGAAGCTGAATGTTGGCGAGAGATTAGAGTACATCGGAATACAGTTATGAGCGCTTCATCTGGAGATAACATGTTGATTAAGTGCCCCGTTCACTTCTGCAACGACTCACAACCAGTGGTCTCATGGTGTAAACTGGATTTTTCAAATAACTGCAGTCCTTTAAATCGATCTGCTCAGACTGAAACCCACTGGAATAATTTGACAGGCAACACAGGGATCTCATTTCTAAATTTGACAGATGTATCTACAAACGATACAGGTCAATACAGGTGTCAATATAGATCTGCCGTGAGTCATAACATCAAGATCAGAATCTCAG ATAGAGCAGACATCTCCACAGTTGTGTATGAGAAGAATGAAACAA ccAGCTCTCCACATCCAAATCCTGAATTAGAGTGGCTTTTGCCTTACATCTACCCTGCGGTGGGGATTTTAGGGCTTGTTGTCGTGGTGATGACTACATCCATCTTATTGATGCGAAGAAGTCGAG GTCGACCAAAGAACACTGATCCAACAGAAAATAAA TACACGGCTATACCAATGACACAACAAGCATTGCCTGACAtcagcccccagccctaccCCAGAGCAAGCCCCCGTCAGCCCGTACCCACCATCTACGACAACGCACCCTCCAGGAGACCCCCCCGCGCCCATGCACCTCCCAGCCGGCCCGCTGCGAATCCCAAGGCCTTACCAGAGGACAGAGACCAGGGCAACAGGAAGCCAggcgaaagggagagagatgaagagagtctTCTGTACGCTGCACTCGACCACCAGGCTCTTCCTGGGGCCACAGGCCGGCCCCAGAGGCCCCAGGAGGAGTGCTCTGAGTACGCAGCCATCCGTGTACACTGA
- the LOC136966547 gene encoding splicing factor U2AF 35 kDa subunit isoform X1, translating into MAEYLASIFGTEKDKVNCSFYFKIGACRHGDRCSRLHNKPTFSQTIALLNIYRNPQNSAQSADGLHCAVSDVEMQEHYDEFFEEVFTEMEEKYGEVEEMNVCDNLGDHLVGNVYVKFRREEDAEKAVTDLNNRWFNGQPIHAELSPVTDFREACCRQYEMGECTRGGFCNFMHLKPISRELRRELYGRRRKRHRSSSRSRDRRSRSRDRGRGGGGGGGGGGGRDRARRRSRDRERSGRF; encoded by the exons ATGGCGGAGTACTTGGCCTCCATTTTCGGTACAGAGAAAGACAA GGTCAATTGTTCATTCTATTTCAAAATTGGAGCGTGCAGGCATGGAGACCGCTGCTCTAGGTTGCACAACAAACCAACTTTCAGCCAG ACCATTGCCCTCTTGAACATTTACCGTAACCCTCAAAACTCTGCCCAGTCTGCCGATGGTTTACACT GTGCTGTCAGCGATGTGGAGATGCAAGAGCACTACGACGAGTTCTTTGAG GAGGTCTTcacggagatggaggagaagtacggcgaggtggaggagatgaacgTGTGCGACAACCTGGGTGACCACCTAGTGGGGAACGTCTATGTGAAG TTCCGCCGGGAAGAGGACGCGGAGAAAGCGGTGACGGACCTGAACAACCGCTGGTTCAACGGTCAGCCCATCCACGCAGAGCTGTCCCCCGTCACCGACTTCCGAGAAGCCTGCTGTCGCCAGTATGAAATGGG AGAGTGCACGCGGGGTGGCTTCTGCAACTTCATGCACCTAAAACCCATATCACGAGAGCTCCGTAGGGAGTTGTATGGCCGCCGCAGGAAAAG GCACCGCTCCAGCTCGCGTTCGCGAGACAGGCGCTCCCGATCCAGAGACCGTGgtcgtggtgggggtggtggcggcggtggtggtggtggacggGACCGTGCAAGACGGAGGTCAAGGGACAGAGAACGTTCTGGAAGATTCTAA
- the LOC136966547 gene encoding splicing factor U2AF 35 kDa subunit isoform X3, with protein sequence MAEYLASIFGTEKDKVNCSFYFKIGACRHGDRCSRLHNKPTFSQTILIQNIYRNPQNSAQTADASRCAVSDVEMQEHYDEFFEEVFTEMEEKYGEVEEMNVCDNLGDHLVGNVYVKFRREEDAEKAVTDLNNRWFNGQPIHAELSPVTDFREACCRQYEMGECTRGGFCNFMHLKPISRELRRELYGRRRKRHRSSSRSRDRRSRSRDRGRGGGGGGGGGGGRDRARRRSRDRERSGRF encoded by the exons ATGGCGGAGTACTTGGCCTCCATTTTCGGTACAGAGAAAGACAA GGTCAATTGTTCATTCTATTTCAAAATTGGAGCGTGCAGGCATGGAGACCGCTGCTCTAGGTTGCACAACAAACCAACTTTCAGCCAG ACCATCTTGATTCAAAACATCTACCGTAATCCCCAAAACAGTGCACAGACGGCCGACGCCTCTCGCT GTGCTGTCAGCGATGTGGAGATGCAAGAGCACTACGACGAGTTCTTTGAG GAGGTCTTcacggagatggaggagaagtacggcgaggtggaggagatgaacgTGTGCGACAACCTGGGTGACCACCTAGTGGGGAACGTCTATGTGAAG TTCCGCCGGGAAGAGGACGCGGAGAAAGCGGTGACGGACCTGAACAACCGCTGGTTCAACGGTCAGCCCATCCACGCAGAGCTGTCCCCCGTCACCGACTTCCGAGAAGCCTGCTGTCGCCAGTATGAAATGGG AGAGTGCACGCGGGGTGGCTTCTGCAACTTCATGCACCTAAAACCCATATCACGAGAGCTCCGTAGGGAGTTGTATGGCCGCCGCAGGAAAAG GCACCGCTCCAGCTCGCGTTCGCGAGACAGGCGCTCCCGATCCAGAGACCGTGgtcgtggtgggggtggtggcggcggtggtggtggtggacggGACCGTGCAAGACGGAGGTCAAGGGACAGAGAACGTTCTGGAAGATTCTAA
- the LOC136966547 gene encoding splicing factor U2AF 35 kDa subunit isoform X2 → MQEHYDEFFEEVFTEMEEKYGEVEEMNVCDNLGDHLVGNVYVKFRREEDAEKAVTDLNNRWFNGQPIHAELSPVTDFREACCRQYEMGECTRGGFCNFMHLKPISRELRRELYGRRRKRHRSSSRSRDRRSRSRDRGRGGGGGGGGGGGRDRARRRSRDRERSGRF, encoded by the exons ATGCAAGAGCACTACGACGAGTTCTTTGAG GAGGTCTTcacggagatggaggagaagtacggcgaggtggaggagatgaacgTGTGCGACAACCTGGGTGACCACCTAGTGGGGAACGTCTATGTGAAG TTCCGCCGGGAAGAGGACGCGGAGAAAGCGGTGACGGACCTGAACAACCGCTGGTTCAACGGTCAGCCCATCCACGCAGAGCTGTCCCCCGTCACCGACTTCCGAGAAGCCTGCTGTCGCCAGTATGAAATGGG AGAGTGCACGCGGGGTGGCTTCTGCAACTTCATGCACCTAAAACCCATATCACGAGAGCTCCGTAGGGAGTTGTATGGCCGCCGCAGGAAAAG GCACCGCTCCAGCTCGCGTTCGCGAGACAGGCGCTCCCGATCCAGAGACCGTGgtcgtggtgggggtggtggcggcggtggtggtggtggacggGACCGTGCAAGACGGAGGTCAAGGGACAGAGAACGTTCTGGAAGATTCTAA
- the cbsa gene encoding cystathionine beta-synthase a, producing the protein MPSIPSSKESTLPTPVGPGCPHAAKLRARTNGDVKGVKVLDGPISLSSMAEVGDGELPVQLNLGKAAGERKWIRPDLPSKCTWRLGVSHADSPHTHPPKIDPPSILPDILRRIGDTPLVRINKIPKTFGLKCEILAKCEYFNAGGSVKDRISLRMVEDAERAGLLKPGDTIIEPTSGNTGIGLALASAVKGYRCIIVMPEKMSMEKVDVLRALGAEIVRTPTSARFDSPESHVGVAWRLKNEIPNSHILDQYRNPSNPLAHYDTTAEEILEQCDGKVDMLVAGAGTGGTITGIARKLKERCPNIKIVGVDPEGSILAEPDKLNKTDKTHYEVEGIGYDFIPTVLDRSVVDSWYKSNDEDSFNMSRMLIRDEGLLCGGSSGTAMAAAVRMARELKEGQRCVVILPDSIRNYMSKFLSDKWMFQKGFLREEHIMVSKPWWWNLKLQGLNLSAPLTVLPTVTCQKTIKILKEKAFDQAPVVDEAGLILGMVTLGNMLASVLAGKVKPSDPVSKVLYKQFKQIRLNDNLGKLSRILETDHFALVVHEQIQYLTDGSPSLKQMVFGVVTAIDLLNFVTAQEKRERSMSECAEEL; encoded by the exons ATGCCTTCAATTCCCTCTTCCAAAGAAAGCACCCTGCCGACTCCCGTTGGCCCTGGGTGTCCTCATGCGGCCAAGCTGCGAGCACGCACCAATGGTGATGTTAAGGGTGTCAAAGTCCTGGACggccccatctctctgtcctccatggCTGAGGTAGGGGACGGGGAACTGCCCGTCCAGCTGAACTTGGGAAAGGCAGCTGGCGAGAGGAAGTGGATCCGCCCTGACCTTCCCAGCAAGTGcacctggaggctgggggtgtcGCACGCCGATTCCCCCCATACCCACCCACCAAA GATTGACCCCCCCAGTATCCTCCCAGACATACTGCGCAGGATCGGAGACACCCCCCTGGTGCGCATCAACAAGATCCCCAAAACCTTTGGCCTCAAATGTGAAATCT TGGCCAAGTGTGAGTACTTCAACGCGGGCGGCAGTGTGAAGGACAGGATCAGTCTCCGCATGGTGGAGGATGCGGAGAGGGCGGGCCTCCTTAAACCTGGAGACACCATCATAGAGCCCACCTCTGGGAACACAG ggatcgGCCTGGCCTTGGCCTCTGCTGTGAAAGGCTACCGCTGCATCATCGTCATGCCTGAGAAGATGAGCATGGAGAAG GTGGATGTTCTGAGAGCCCTCGGGGCCGAGATCGTCCGGACGCCCACGAGCGCCCGCTTCGACTCGCCCGAGTCGCATGTGGGCGTGGCTTGGCGTCTGAAAAACGAGATCCCCAACTCGCACATCCTGGACCAGTACCGCAATCCCAGCAACCCCCTGGCCCACTACGACACCACCGCTGAGGAGATCCTGGAGCAGTGTGATG GCAAGGTGGACATGTTGGTGGCAGGTGCTGGCACAGGGGGCACCATCACTGGCATCGCCCGCAAACTGAAGGAGCGATGCCCCAACATTAAG ATTGTAGGTGTGGACCCTGAGGGCTCCATTCTGGCCGAACCAGACAAGCTCAACAAGACCGATAAGACCCATTACGAGGTGGAGGGCATCGGATACGACTTCATCCCCACCGTGCTGGACAGATCT GTGGTGGACAGCTGGTACAAGTCCAACGACGAGGACTCTTTCAACATGTCCCGCATGCTCATCAGAGACGAGGGGCTGCTGTGTG GGGGCAGCTCGGGCACGGCCATGGCCGCGGCGGTCAGGATGGCCAGGGAGCTGAAGGAGGGCCAGCGCTGCGTGGTCATCCTGCCCGACTCCATCCGCAACTACAT GTCCAAGTTCCTGAGTGACAAGTGGATGTTCCAGAAGGGCTTCCTGAGGGAGGAGCACATCATGGTGTCCAaaccctg GTGGTGGAACCTGAAACTGCAGGGTCTGAACCTGTCGGCCCCCCTGACCGTCCTTCCCACGGTCACCTGTCAGAAGACCATCAAGATCCTGAAGGAGAAGGCGTTCGACCAGGCCCCTGTGGTGGACGAGGCTGG tttgATCCTGGGCATGGTGACCCTTGGGAACATGCTGGCCTCTGTCCTGGCTGGGAAGGTCAAGCCCTCCGACCCTGTCAGCAAGGTGCTCTACAAGCAGTTCAAACAG atTCGTCTGAATGACAACCTGGGGAAGTTGTCCAGGATCCTGGAGACTGACCACTTTGCCCTGGTGGTGCACGAACAGATCCAGT ACCTAACGGACGGCTCCCCCAGTCTGAAGCAGATGGTGTTCGGCGTGGTTACCGCCATCGACCTGCTCAACTTCGTCACAGcccaggagaagagggagaggtccATGTCGGAGTGCGCCGAAGAGCTGTGA